In Cyprinus carpio isolate SPL01 chromosome B7, ASM1834038v1, whole genome shotgun sequence, a genomic segment contains:
- the tnnt3b gene encoding troponin T type 3b (skeletal, fast) isoform X5, producing MSDTEDVGVEEVEEGAEEVVEVEVAPEAAPEPEPEPEPEPEQEPEPVPEPEPEPEKQPEPEPEPEPEPEVHEEEEKPKFKPSAPKIPDGEKVDFDDIQKKRQNKDLVELQALIDAHFEHRKKEEEELIALKDRIEKRRSERAEQQRIRAEKDKERQARREEERLRKEEADAKKRADEDAKKKSALSSMGSQYSSYLQKADSKRGGKKQTEREKKKKILADRRKPLNIDHLNEDKLREKAKELWDWLYKLEAEKFEHIEKLKRQKYEVISLRNRIDELQKHSKKGAAARRRK from the exons ATGTCCGACACAGAGGACGT TGGGGTGGAGG AGGTCGAAGAAGgag CTGAAGAGGTAGTAGAGGTAGAGGTAGCCCCAGAGGCAGCTCCTGAACCGgagcctgagcctgagcctgagcctgagcAAGAACCAGAGCCAGTGCCAGAACCAGAGCCAGAGCCAGAAAAACAGCCAGAACCAGAGCCAGAACCAGAGCCAGAACCAGAGGTGCATGAGGAAG aGGAGAAGCCCAAGTTCAA ACCAAGTGCACCAAAGATCCCTGATGGGGAAAAGGTGGACTTTGAT GACATCCAGAAGAAGCGTCAAAACAAAGACCTCGTTGAGCTGCAGGCCCTGATCGATGCCCACTTCGAGCACAGGAAGAAGGAAGAAGAGGAGCTTATTGCTCTGAAAGACAGAATC GAGAAACGTAGGTCTGAGAGGGCAGAGCAGCAGAGGATCCGCGCTGAAAAGGACAAGGAGCGTCAGGCAAGACGTGAGGAAGAGAGGCTGAGGAAGGAGGAGGCTGATGCTAAGAAGAGGGCAGATGAAGACGCCAAGAAGAAGTCTGCCCTTTCTAGCATGGGCTCCCAGTACAGCAGCTACCTGCAGAAG GCTGATTCAAAGAGGGGAGGTAAGAAGCAAActgaaagagagaagaagaagaagattctGGCAGACAGACGCAAGCCTCTGAACATTGACCATCTCAATGAGGACAAGCTGAG GGAGAAAGCTAAAGAGCTGTGGGACTGGTTGTACAAACTGGAGGCTGAGAAGTTTGAGCACATTGAGAAACTCAAGAGGCAGAAGTATGAG GTCATCTCTCTCAGAAACCGCATTGATGAATTGCAGAAGCA CTCCAAGAAGGGCGCCGCTGCTCGCCGCAGAAAGTAA
- the tnnt3b gene encoding troponin T type 3b (skeletal, fast) isoform X7, protein MSDTEDVGVEEVEEGEAYEEEEEKPKFKPSAPKIPDGEKVDFDDIQKKRQNKDLVELQALIDAHFEHRKKEEEELIALKDRIEKRRSERAEQQRIRAEKDKERQARREEERLRKEEADAKKRADEDAKKKSALSSMGSQYSSYLQKADSKRGGKKQTEREKKKKILADRRKPLNIDHLNEDKLREKAKELWDWLYKLEAEKFEHIEKLKRQKYEVTTQRQRVEELSKYSKKGAAARRRK, encoded by the exons ATGTCCGACACAGAGGACGT TGGGGTGGAGG AGGTCGAAGAAGgag AGGCCTATGAAGAGGAAG aGGAGAAGCCCAAGTTCAA ACCAAGTGCACCAAAGATCCCTGATGGGGAAAAGGTGGACTTTGAT GACATCCAGAAGAAGCGTCAAAACAAAGACCTCGTTGAGCTGCAGGCCCTGATCGATGCCCACTTCGAGCACAGGAAGAAGGAAGAAGAGGAGCTTATTGCTCTGAAAGACAGAATC GAGAAACGTAGGTCTGAGAGGGCAGAGCAGCAGAGGATCCGCGCTGAAAAGGACAAGGAGCGTCAGGCAAGACGTGAGGAAGAGAGGCTGAGGAAGGAGGAGGCTGATGCTAAGAAGAGGGCAGATGAAGACGCCAAGAAGAAGTCTGCCCTTTCTAGCATGGGCTCCCAGTACAGCAGCTACCTGCAGAAG GCTGATTCAAAGAGGGGAGGTAAGAAGCAAActgaaagagagaagaagaagaagattctGGCAGACAGACGCAAGCCTCTGAACATTGACCATCTCAATGAGGACAAGCTGAG GGAGAAAGCTAAAGAGCTGTGGGACTGGTTGTACAAACTGGAGGCTGAGAAGTTTGAGCACATTGAGAAACTCAAGAGGCAGAAGTATGAG GTTACTACCCAGCGTCAGAGAGTGGAGGAGCTCAGTAAATA CTCCAAGAAGGGCGCCGCTGCTCGCCGCAGAAAGTAA
- the tnnt3b gene encoding troponin T type 3b (skeletal, fast) isoform X2: protein MSDTEDVGVEEVEEGAEEVVEVEVAPEAAPEPEPEPEPEPEQEPEPVPEPEPEPEKQPEPEPEPEPEPEVHEEEAYEEEEEKPKFKPSAPKIPDGEKVDFDDIQKKRQNKDLVELQALIDAHFEHRKKEEEELIALKDRIEKRRSERAEQQRIRAEKDKERQARREEERLRKEEADAKKRADEDAKKKSALSSMGSQYSSYLQKADSKRGGKKQTEREKKKKILADRRKPLNIDHLNEDKLREKAKELWDWLYKLEAEKFEHIEKLKRQKYEVISLRNRIDELQKHSKKGAAARRRK, encoded by the exons ATGTCCGACACAGAGGACGT TGGGGTGGAGG AGGTCGAAGAAGgag CTGAAGAGGTAGTAGAGGTAGAGGTAGCCCCAGAGGCAGCTCCTGAACCGgagcctgagcctgagcctgagcctgagcAAGAACCAGAGCCAGTGCCAGAACCAGAGCCAGAGCCAGAAAAACAGCCAGAACCAGAGCCAGAACCAGAGCCAGAACCAGAGGTGCATGAGGAAG AGGCCTATGAAGAGGAAG aGGAGAAGCCCAAGTTCAA ACCAAGTGCACCAAAGATCCCTGATGGGGAAAAGGTGGACTTTGAT GACATCCAGAAGAAGCGTCAAAACAAAGACCTCGTTGAGCTGCAGGCCCTGATCGATGCCCACTTCGAGCACAGGAAGAAGGAAGAAGAGGAGCTTATTGCTCTGAAAGACAGAATC GAGAAACGTAGGTCTGAGAGGGCAGAGCAGCAGAGGATCCGCGCTGAAAAGGACAAGGAGCGTCAGGCAAGACGTGAGGAAGAGAGGCTGAGGAAGGAGGAGGCTGATGCTAAGAAGAGGGCAGATGAAGACGCCAAGAAGAAGTCTGCCCTTTCTAGCATGGGCTCCCAGTACAGCAGCTACCTGCAGAAG GCTGATTCAAAGAGGGGAGGTAAGAAGCAAActgaaagagagaagaagaagaagattctGGCAGACAGACGCAAGCCTCTGAACATTGACCATCTCAATGAGGACAAGCTGAG GGAGAAAGCTAAAGAGCTGTGGGACTGGTTGTACAAACTGGAGGCTGAGAAGTTTGAGCACATTGAGAAACTCAAGAGGCAGAAGTATGAG GTCATCTCTCTCAGAAACCGCATTGATGAATTGCAGAAGCA CTCCAAGAAGGGCGCCGCTGCTCGCCGCAGAAAGTAA
- the tnnt3b gene encoding troponin T type 3b (skeletal, fast) isoform X1 has protein sequence MSDTEDVGVEEVEEGAEEVVEVEVAPEAAPEPEPEPEPEPEQEPEPVPEPEPEPEKQPEPEPEPEPEPEVHEEEAYEEEEEKPKFKPSAPKIPDGEKVDFDDIQKKRQNKDLVELQALIDAHFEHRKKEEEELIALKDRIEKRRSERAEQQRIRAEKDKERQARREEERLRKEEADAKKRADEDAKKKSALSSMGSQYSSYLQKADSKRGGKKQTEREKKKKILADRRKPLNIDHLNEDKLREKAKELWDWLYKLEAEKFEHIEKLKRQKYEVTTQRQRVEELSKYSKKGAAARRRK, from the exons ATGTCCGACACAGAGGACGT TGGGGTGGAGG AGGTCGAAGAAGgag CTGAAGAGGTAGTAGAGGTAGAGGTAGCCCCAGAGGCAGCTCCTGAACCGgagcctgagcctgagcctgagcctgagcAAGAACCAGAGCCAGTGCCAGAACCAGAGCCAGAGCCAGAAAAACAGCCAGAACCAGAGCCAGAACCAGAGCCAGAACCAGAGGTGCATGAGGAAG AGGCCTATGAAGAGGAAG aGGAGAAGCCCAAGTTCAA ACCAAGTGCACCAAAGATCCCTGATGGGGAAAAGGTGGACTTTGAT GACATCCAGAAGAAGCGTCAAAACAAAGACCTCGTTGAGCTGCAGGCCCTGATCGATGCCCACTTCGAGCACAGGAAGAAGGAAGAAGAGGAGCTTATTGCTCTGAAAGACAGAATC GAGAAACGTAGGTCTGAGAGGGCAGAGCAGCAGAGGATCCGCGCTGAAAAGGACAAGGAGCGTCAGGCAAGACGTGAGGAAGAGAGGCTGAGGAAGGAGGAGGCTGATGCTAAGAAGAGGGCAGATGAAGACGCCAAGAAGAAGTCTGCCCTTTCTAGCATGGGCTCCCAGTACAGCAGCTACCTGCAGAAG GCTGATTCAAAGAGGGGAGGTAAGAAGCAAActgaaagagagaagaagaagaagattctGGCAGACAGACGCAAGCCTCTGAACATTGACCATCTCAATGAGGACAAGCTGAG GGAGAAAGCTAAAGAGCTGTGGGACTGGTTGTACAAACTGGAGGCTGAGAAGTTTGAGCACATTGAGAAACTCAAGAGGCAGAAGTATGAG GTTACTACCCAGCGTCAGAGAGTGGAGGAGCTCAGTAAATA CTCCAAGAAGGGCGCCGCTGCTCGCCGCAGAAAGTAA
- the tnnt3b gene encoding troponin T type 3b (skeletal, fast) isoform X6, with protein sequence MSDTEDVGVEAEEVVEVEVAPEAAPEPEPEPEPEPEQEPEPVPEPEPEPEKQPEPEPEPEPEPEVHEEEEKPKFKPSAPKIPDGEKVDFDDIQKKRQNKDLVELQALIDAHFEHRKKEEEELIALKDRIEKRRSERAEQQRIRAEKDKERQARREEERLRKEEADAKKRADEDAKKKSALSSMGSQYSSYLQKADSKRGGKKQTEREKKKKILADRRKPLNIDHLNEDKLREKAKELWDWLYKLEAEKFEHIEKLKRQKYEVTTQRQRVEELSKYSKKGAAARRRK encoded by the exons ATGTCCGACACAGAGGACGT TGGGGTGGAGG CTGAAGAGGTAGTAGAGGTAGAGGTAGCCCCAGAGGCAGCTCCTGAACCGgagcctgagcctgagcctgagcctgagcAAGAACCAGAGCCAGTGCCAGAACCAGAGCCAGAGCCAGAAAAACAGCCAGAACCAGAGCCAGAACCAGAGCCAGAACCAGAGGTGCATGAGGAAG aGGAGAAGCCCAAGTTCAA ACCAAGTGCACCAAAGATCCCTGATGGGGAAAAGGTGGACTTTGAT GACATCCAGAAGAAGCGTCAAAACAAAGACCTCGTTGAGCTGCAGGCCCTGATCGATGCCCACTTCGAGCACAGGAAGAAGGAAGAAGAGGAGCTTATTGCTCTGAAAGACAGAATC GAGAAACGTAGGTCTGAGAGGGCAGAGCAGCAGAGGATCCGCGCTGAAAAGGACAAGGAGCGTCAGGCAAGACGTGAGGAAGAGAGGCTGAGGAAGGAGGAGGCTGATGCTAAGAAGAGGGCAGATGAAGACGCCAAGAAGAAGTCTGCCCTTTCTAGCATGGGCTCCCAGTACAGCAGCTACCTGCAGAAG GCTGATTCAAAGAGGGGAGGTAAGAAGCAAActgaaagagagaagaagaagaagattctGGCAGACAGACGCAAGCCTCTGAACATTGACCATCTCAATGAGGACAAGCTGAG GGAGAAAGCTAAAGAGCTGTGGGACTGGTTGTACAAACTGGAGGCTGAGAAGTTTGAGCACATTGAGAAACTCAAGAGGCAGAAGTATGAG GTTACTACCCAGCGTCAGAGAGTGGAGGAGCTCAGTAAATA CTCCAAGAAGGGCGCCGCTGCTCGCCGCAGAAAGTAA
- the tnnt3b gene encoding troponin T type 3b (skeletal, fast) isoform X4 — MSDTEDVGVEEVEEGAEEVVEVEVAPEAAPEPEPEPEPEPEQEPEPVPEPEPEPEKQPEPEPEPEPEPEVHEEEEKPKFKPSAPKIPDGEKVDFDDIQKKRQNKDLVELQALIDAHFEHRKKEEEELIALKDRIEKRRSERAEQQRIRAEKDKERQARREEERLRKEEADAKKRADEDAKKKSALSSMGSQYSSYLQKADSKRGGKKQTEREKKKKILADRRKPLNIDHLNEDKLREKAKELWDWLYKLEAEKFEHIEKLKRQKYEVTTQRQRVEELSKYSKKGAAARRRK; from the exons ATGTCCGACACAGAGGACGT TGGGGTGGAGG AGGTCGAAGAAGgag CTGAAGAGGTAGTAGAGGTAGAGGTAGCCCCAGAGGCAGCTCCTGAACCGgagcctgagcctgagcctgagcctgagcAAGAACCAGAGCCAGTGCCAGAACCAGAGCCAGAGCCAGAAAAACAGCCAGAACCAGAGCCAGAACCAGAGCCAGAACCAGAGGTGCATGAGGAAG aGGAGAAGCCCAAGTTCAA ACCAAGTGCACCAAAGATCCCTGATGGGGAAAAGGTGGACTTTGAT GACATCCAGAAGAAGCGTCAAAACAAAGACCTCGTTGAGCTGCAGGCCCTGATCGATGCCCACTTCGAGCACAGGAAGAAGGAAGAAGAGGAGCTTATTGCTCTGAAAGACAGAATC GAGAAACGTAGGTCTGAGAGGGCAGAGCAGCAGAGGATCCGCGCTGAAAAGGACAAGGAGCGTCAGGCAAGACGTGAGGAAGAGAGGCTGAGGAAGGAGGAGGCTGATGCTAAGAAGAGGGCAGATGAAGACGCCAAGAAGAAGTCTGCCCTTTCTAGCATGGGCTCCCAGTACAGCAGCTACCTGCAGAAG GCTGATTCAAAGAGGGGAGGTAAGAAGCAAActgaaagagagaagaagaagaagattctGGCAGACAGACGCAAGCCTCTGAACATTGACCATCTCAATGAGGACAAGCTGAG GGAGAAAGCTAAAGAGCTGTGGGACTGGTTGTACAAACTGGAGGCTGAGAAGTTTGAGCACATTGAGAAACTCAAGAGGCAGAAGTATGAG GTTACTACCCAGCGTCAGAGAGTGGAGGAGCTCAGTAAATA CTCCAAGAAGGGCGCCGCTGCTCGCCGCAGAAAGTAA
- the tnnt3b gene encoding troponin T type 3b (skeletal, fast) isoform X8 — MSDTEDVGVEEAYEEEEEKPKFKPSAPKIPDGEKVDFDDIQKKRQNKDLVELQALIDAHFEHRKKEEEELIALKDRIEKRRSERAEQQRIRAEKDKERQARREEERLRKEEADAKKRADEDAKKKSALSSMGSQYSSYLQKADSKRGGKKQTEREKKKKILADRRKPLNIDHLNEDKLREKAKELWDWLYKLEAEKFEHIEKLKRQKYEVTTQRQRVEELSKYSKKGAAARRRK, encoded by the exons ATGTCCGACACAGAGGACGT TGGGGTGGAGG AGGCCTATGAAGAGGAAG aGGAGAAGCCCAAGTTCAA ACCAAGTGCACCAAAGATCCCTGATGGGGAAAAGGTGGACTTTGAT GACATCCAGAAGAAGCGTCAAAACAAAGACCTCGTTGAGCTGCAGGCCCTGATCGATGCCCACTTCGAGCACAGGAAGAAGGAAGAAGAGGAGCTTATTGCTCTGAAAGACAGAATC GAGAAACGTAGGTCTGAGAGGGCAGAGCAGCAGAGGATCCGCGCTGAAAAGGACAAGGAGCGTCAGGCAAGACGTGAGGAAGAGAGGCTGAGGAAGGAGGAGGCTGATGCTAAGAAGAGGGCAGATGAAGACGCCAAGAAGAAGTCTGCCCTTTCTAGCATGGGCTCCCAGTACAGCAGCTACCTGCAGAAG GCTGATTCAAAGAGGGGAGGTAAGAAGCAAActgaaagagagaagaagaagaagattctGGCAGACAGACGCAAGCCTCTGAACATTGACCATCTCAATGAGGACAAGCTGAG GGAGAAAGCTAAAGAGCTGTGGGACTGGTTGTACAAACTGGAGGCTGAGAAGTTTGAGCACATTGAGAAACTCAAGAGGCAGAAGTATGAG GTTACTACCCAGCGTCAGAGAGTGGAGGAGCTCAGTAAATA CTCCAAGAAGGGCGCCGCTGCTCGCCGCAGAAAGTAA
- the tnnt3b gene encoding troponin T type 3b (skeletal, fast) isoform X3: protein MSDTEDVGVEAEEVVEVEVAPEAAPEPEPEPEPEPEQEPEPVPEPEPEPEKQPEPEPEPEPEPEVHEEEAYEEEEEKPKFKPSAPKIPDGEKVDFDDIQKKRQNKDLVELQALIDAHFEHRKKEEEELIALKDRIEKRRSERAEQQRIRAEKDKERQARREEERLRKEEADAKKRADEDAKKKSALSSMGSQYSSYLQKADSKRGGKKQTEREKKKKILADRRKPLNIDHLNEDKLREKAKELWDWLYKLEAEKFEHIEKLKRQKYEVTTQRQRVEELSKYSKKGAAARRRK, encoded by the exons ATGTCCGACACAGAGGACGT TGGGGTGGAGG CTGAAGAGGTAGTAGAGGTAGAGGTAGCCCCAGAGGCAGCTCCTGAACCGgagcctgagcctgagcctgagcctgagcAAGAACCAGAGCCAGTGCCAGAACCAGAGCCAGAGCCAGAAAAACAGCCAGAACCAGAGCCAGAACCAGAGCCAGAACCAGAGGTGCATGAGGAAG AGGCCTATGAAGAGGAAG aGGAGAAGCCCAAGTTCAA ACCAAGTGCACCAAAGATCCCTGATGGGGAAAAGGTGGACTTTGAT GACATCCAGAAGAAGCGTCAAAACAAAGACCTCGTTGAGCTGCAGGCCCTGATCGATGCCCACTTCGAGCACAGGAAGAAGGAAGAAGAGGAGCTTATTGCTCTGAAAGACAGAATC GAGAAACGTAGGTCTGAGAGGGCAGAGCAGCAGAGGATCCGCGCTGAAAAGGACAAGGAGCGTCAGGCAAGACGTGAGGAAGAGAGGCTGAGGAAGGAGGAGGCTGATGCTAAGAAGAGGGCAGATGAAGACGCCAAGAAGAAGTCTGCCCTTTCTAGCATGGGCTCCCAGTACAGCAGCTACCTGCAGAAG GCTGATTCAAAGAGGGGAGGTAAGAAGCAAActgaaagagagaagaagaagaagattctGGCAGACAGACGCAAGCCTCTGAACATTGACCATCTCAATGAGGACAAGCTGAG GGAGAAAGCTAAAGAGCTGTGGGACTGGTTGTACAAACTGGAGGCTGAGAAGTTTGAGCACATTGAGAAACTCAAGAGGCAGAAGTATGAG GTTACTACCCAGCGTCAGAGAGTGGAGGAGCTCAGTAAATA CTCCAAGAAGGGCGCCGCTGCTCGCCGCAGAAAGTAA